The following coding sequences are from one Shewanella violacea DSS12 window:
- the hutC gene encoding histidine utilization repressor, whose product MATPKFAEIKQYILARIESGEWEEHSRVPSENQMAELFECSRMTARRALTELTDDGVLERSQGLGTFVAELKSQSSMMAIRNIADEIKDRGHGYSVKQLVLTEIQAIAPIAIALGLETGSPVYYSVLVHCEQDIPLQLEERFVNPKLIPDYLLQDFSVQTPHEYLSLVAPLTEARHTLEAVVANKHNQQQLQIEASEPCLQILRRTWSRKGVVSYARLIHPGSRFRLGGHLTF is encoded by the coding sequence ATGGCGACGCCCAAGTTTGCAGAGATTAAACAGTATATTTTAGCCCGCATCGAATCCGGTGAGTGGGAGGAGCATAGCCGTGTTCCTTCGGAGAACCAGATGGCTGAACTGTTTGAGTGTAGCCGCATGACGGCGCGCCGAGCATTGACTGAGCTCACCGACGATGGCGTACTCGAGCGCTCTCAGGGGTTAGGCACCTTCGTTGCCGAACTTAAGTCCCAGTCTTCCATGATGGCGATTCGTAATATTGCCGATGAGATCAAAGACAGGGGCCATGGTTACAGCGTCAAGCAGCTGGTACTCACCGAGATCCAAGCCATAGCGCCTATTGCCATCGCCTTGGGCTTAGAAACCGGCAGTCCTGTCTACTACTCGGTATTAGTACATTGCGAGCAGGATATTCCCTTACAGCTTGAGGAACGTTTCGTTAACCCTAAGCTTATTCCGGATTATCTACTCCAGGACTTCTCTGTTCAGACCCCCCACGAATACCTGTCTTTGGTGGCACCGCTCACCGAGGCGAGACATACATTAGAGGCTGTGGTAGCCAATAAACATAACCAGCAGCAGCTGCAGATTGAGGCGAGTGAGCCCTGTTTACAGATCTTGCGTCGTACCTGGTCACGCAAAGGTGTGGTGAGCTATGCCAGATTAATTCATCCGGGCAGCAGATTTAGATTAGGTGGTCACCTAACCTTTTAA
- the hutI gene encoding imidazolonepropionase: MSWDQVWIDVNVATMSPSVSAPYGAITDAAIAVKEGKIVWVGPRSELPEFDVLSTPVYRGKGGWITPGLIDAHTHLVFAGSRANEFELRLQGASYEEIARSGGGIISTVKACREASEAELFELGRKRLNALAKEGVTTIEIKSGYGLDTETELKLLRVARELGKHHHVDVKTTFLGAHAIPPEYKDDVDGYVDLVINEMLPAVMAEGLADAADVFCENIAFSVEQTERVLSAAKKAGLDIKLHAEQLSNLGGSAMAAKLGAKSVDHIEYLDEDGIIAMSKSGTCATLLPGAFYFLRETQMPPIELLRKHKVPIVIASDYNPGSSPLCSSLLMLNMACTLFRLTPEEALAGMTRNAAKALGIEDKVGVLEAGMQADFCLWDITTPAELAYTYGAGACLEVVKAGHLVHQ, from the coding sequence ATGTCTTGGGATCAGGTCTGGATTGACGTCAACGTAGCGACTATGTCACCTTCTGTTTCAGCACCTTATGGAGCGATAACAGATGCAGCCATTGCAGTAAAAGAGGGCAAGATTGTCTGGGTTGGCCCACGTTCCGAACTGCCTGAGTTTGATGTTTTGTCAACGCCGGTTTACAGAGGCAAGGGTGGCTGGATAACCCCAGGTCTTATCGACGCACACACTCATCTAGTGTTCGCTGGTAGCCGAGCCAACGAATTCGAGCTCCGCCTACAAGGGGCTAGCTATGAAGAGATAGCCCGCAGCGGCGGTGGTATCATCTCGACCGTTAAAGCCTGCCGTGAAGCCAGTGAAGCCGAATTATTTGAGCTGGGTCGTAAGCGCCTCAATGCCCTCGCAAAAGAGGGAGTCACCACCATAGAAATAAAATCTGGCTATGGCCTAGATACCGAGACAGAGCTCAAACTACTGCGTGTGGCCCGAGAACTGGGCAAGCATCATCACGTAGATGTGAAGACTACCTTTCTCGGTGCACACGCCATCCCCCCTGAATATAAAGATGATGTTGATGGCTATGTGGATCTGGTCATCAATGAGATGTTGCCTGCGGTCATGGCAGAAGGCTTGGCCGATGCTGCCGATGTCTTTTGTGAGAATATTGCTTTCAGCGTCGAACAAACTGAGCGGGTGCTGAGCGCCGCTAAAAAAGCGGGCCTAGATATCAAGCTCCATGCCGAGCAACTGTCTAACTTAGGCGGCTCTGCCATGGCAGCTAAGCTAGGCGCCAAGTCGGTGGATCATATCGAGTACCTGGACGAAGACGGCATTATCGCCATGAGTAAAAGCGGCACCTGCGCCACCTTGCTACCCGGCGCTTTCTACTTCCTACGTGAAACTCAGATGCCACCTATAGAGCTGCTGCGCAAACATAAGGTCCCTATAGTGATAGCCAGCGACTATAACCCAGGGTCGTCTCCACTTTGCTCTAGCCTCTTGATGCTCAACATGGCTTGCACCCTGTTCCGCCTGACACCCGAAGAAGCACTTGCGGGTATGACGCGCAATGCCGCCAAGGCATTAGGTATTGAGGATAAGGTAGGTGTGCTCGAAGCCGGCATGCAGGCAGATTTCTGTCTATGGGATATTACCACTCCGGCAGAGTTAGCCTACACATATGGGGCTGGGGCTTGCCTTGAAGTAGTGAAGGCAGGACATTTGGTACACCAGTAG
- the hutU gene encoding urocanate hydratase has protein sequence MDKRHDPSRRIIAPHGSKLSCKSWMTEAPMRMLMNNLHPDVAERPEDLVVYGGIGRAARDWQSYDKIIEVLQRLEEDETLMVQSGKPVGVFKTHSNAPRVIIANSNLVPHWANWEHFNELDKKGLAMYGQMTAGSWIYIGSQGIVQGTYETFVAMAKQHFGGSSAGKWILTGGLGGMGGAQPLAGTMAGYSVLTCEVDETRIDFRMRTKYVDKKASSLDEALAMIDAAKASGKPVSVGLLGNAADVFAELVERGITPDVVTDQTSAHDPLNGYLPQGWTLEQAIEMRKKDEAAVVKAAKQSMAVQVRAMLALQAAGAATTDYGNNIRQMAFEEGVENAFDFPGFVPAYVRPLFCEGIGPFRWVALSGDPEDIYKTDAKVKELIPDNPQLHNWLDMARERIAFQGLPARICWVGLKDRARLALAFNEMVKSGELSAPIVIGRDHLDSGSVASPNRETESMLDGSDAVSDWPLMNALLNTASGATWVSLHHGGGVGMGFSQHSGVVIVADGSDDAAARLGRVLWNDPATGVMRHADAGYELAKNCAKEQGLDLPMLEQTEEGK, from the coding sequence ATGGATAAGAGACACGACCCAAGCCGTCGCATAATCGCTCCTCACGGCAGCAAGCTAAGTTGTAAGAGCTGGATGACAGAAGCGCCTATGCGCATGTTGATGAACAACTTGCATCCAGATGTTGCCGAGCGTCCGGAAGATCTAGTGGTCTACGGCGGTATCGGCCGAGCAGCTCGTGATTGGCAGAGCTATGACAAGATCATCGAAGTATTACAGCGTCTGGAAGAAGACGAGACCCTGATGGTGCAGTCAGGCAAGCCTGTTGGCGTGTTCAAGACCCATAGCAATGCACCGCGCGTGATCATTGCTAACTCTAACCTAGTACCACACTGGGCAAACTGGGAGCACTTCAACGAGCTGGATAAGAAAGGTTTGGCCATGTATGGCCAGATGACGGCGGGTTCTTGGATCTATATCGGTTCTCAGGGCATAGTTCAGGGCACCTACGAGACCTTCGTTGCCATGGCTAAGCAACACTTCGGCGGTTCATCGGCGGGTAAGTGGATCTTGACCGGTGGCCTAGGTGGTATGGGCGGCGCTCAACCGTTAGCCGGCACTATGGCTGGTTATTCGGTATTGACCTGTGAAGTCGATGAGACCCGTATCGATTTCCGTATGCGTACTAAATATGTGGATAAGAAAGCCAGCTCTCTCGATGAAGCATTAGCCATGATCGATGCGGCTAAGGCGAGCGGTAAGCCGGTCTCTGTTGGTCTTCTCGGTAATGCGGCGGATGTGTTCGCCGAGCTGGTGGAACGTGGTATTACCCCAGATGTGGTTACCGACCAAACCTCGGCACATGATCCGTTAAACGGCTATTTGCCTCAGGGCTGGACCCTAGAACAAGCTATCGAGATGCGCAAGAAAGATGAAGCGGCTGTAGTGAAGGCGGCTAAGCAGTCTATGGCGGTTCAGGTTCGCGCCATGCTTGCCCTACAGGCGGCGGGTGCTGCGACTACCGATTACGGCAACAACATACGCCAGATGGCTTTCGAAGAAGGCGTGGAAAACGCATTCGACTTCCCGGGTTTCGTGCCTGCCTATGTTCGACCTCTGTTCTGTGAGGGCATAGGTCCTTTCCGTTGGGTGGCTCTATCCGGCGATCCTGAAGATATCTATAAGACAGATGCCAAGGTGAAGGAGTTGATCCCGGATAACCCACAACTGCATAACTGGTTGGACATGGCCCGCGAGCGTATCGCGTTTCAGGGCCTACCAGCGCGCATCTGTTGGGTGGGCTTGAAAGATCGCGCTCGTTTGGCATTAGCCTTCAACGAAATGGTTAAGAGCGGTGAGCTGTCAGCGCCAATCGTTATCGGACGTGATCACTTAGATTCCGGCTCTGTTGCTAGTCCTAACCGTGAAACTGAATCTATGCTCGATGGCTCGGATGCTGTGTCCGATTGGCCCTTGATGAATGCGTTATTAAACACGGCAAGTGGTGCGACTTGGGTTTCTTTGCATCACGGTGGTGGTGTGGGCATGGGCTTTAGCCAACACTCAGGTGTGGTTATTGTTGCCGATGGTAGTGATGATGCTGCTGCGCGTCTTGGACGCGTGCTGTGGAATGACCCTGCCACTGGCGTTATGCGTCATGCCGATGCCGGATACGAACTCGCTAAAAATTGTGCAAAAGAGCAAGGCCTTGACCTGCCAATGCTAGAACAGACTGAAGAAGGTAAATAG
- a CDS encoding acyl-CoA thioesterase, protein MLDKFIAENPVYTEITVAWGEMDALQHVNNVAYFRYFETARINFFSQINLMDQLQATQVGPVLSDNNARYKRPVTFPDTLLVGVKISDIKADRFMMNYTVFSKAQAAITTLGSSQVVMFNFNTGKKATLAPELLDALRSYAEA, encoded by the coding sequence ATGCTAGATAAGTTTATTGCAGAGAACCCTGTCTACACAGAGATCACCGTCGCCTGGGGCGAAATGGATGCCTTGCAGCACGTGAATAACGTGGCCTATTTCAGATATTTTGAGACAGCGAGGATCAACTTTTTTAGCCAGATAAACCTGATGGACCAGCTGCAAGCCACTCAAGTCGGTCCGGTACTGAGCGATAATAATGCCCGCTATAAACGCCCCGTCACCTTTCCCGACACCTTGTTAGTCGGTGTTAAAATCAGCGATATCAAGGCCGACCGTTTCATGATGAACTACACGGTTTTCAGCAAGGCTCAAGCGGCAATAACTACCTTAGGTAGCTCACAAGTGGTGATGTTTAACTTCAACACAGGCAAGAAAGCGACACTGGCCCCTGAATTACTCGATGCACTCAGGAGCTATGCTGAGGCATAA
- a CDS encoding alpha/beta hydrolase-fold protein — translation MIKQLILALPLFISLVLSSGASLADNLDKQSRNTTLDVTTSLSDKPISFTVTLPPSYFKNTDKRYPVMFDFHPRSQAYLNGMHDWMSHNGDWPWLETIIVTAPDDNKILGDWKKLAIDERGDTKLLDFMQQGLLPAIDKQYRSNGFRIMNGFTGNAGLGLYTLINRPDLFNAYFVASPVLSDDFAYVIKDAPKKLAAMKGKPRFLFMSTSDSGFEQRQLASFAEMEKIIKDNATPTLDYRIKRFDGTYYMTQPILATAYGIELLFNDYHQVLKPDSQISRQGPEAILAHYKYLSQEKYGFEVPATDSLIALAKAESDKGTKKGTDKALDIYLLAVKSYPNSHTAQDALALAYAEEEEFDLAIQHEQLALDNTDHPFWTNKYSQSLAAFKANKLL, via the coding sequence ATGATAAAACAGCTGATATTAGCGCTGCCTCTATTCATTAGCTTGGTATTAAGCAGTGGAGCGAGTCTGGCTGATAACCTGGATAAGCAGTCACGGAACACGACTCTGGATGTCACCACTTCACTATCAGATAAGCCTATCTCTTTCACTGTAACCTTACCGCCAAGTTACTTTAAAAATACAGATAAGCGTTATCCGGTCATGTTCGACTTTCATCCCCGAAGCCAAGCATATCTCAATGGAATGCATGACTGGATGAGTCATAATGGCGACTGGCCCTGGCTAGAAACCATTATTGTGACCGCGCCCGACGACAATAAAATTTTAGGTGACTGGAAAAAATTAGCCATAGATGAACGAGGCGATACTAAGCTGCTGGATTTTATGCAGCAAGGGCTCCTTCCTGCTATCGACAAGCAATATAGAAGCAATGGCTTTCGCATCATGAATGGTTTTACCGGTAATGCGGGACTTGGCTTATATACCCTAATTAATCGTCCCGATTTGTTTAATGCCTACTTTGTCGCAAGCCCGGTATTGAGTGACGACTTCGCTTATGTCATCAAGGATGCACCAAAGAAGCTTGCCGCCATGAAGGGCAAGCCAAGATTCCTGTTTATGAGTACTAGTGATAGTGGCTTCGAGCAGAGACAGCTAGCCAGCTTCGCCGAGATGGAAAAGATAATAAAGGATAACGCCACGCCAACCTTGGATTATCGTATTAAACGCTTCGACGGTACTTATTATATGACTCAGCCGATTCTGGCGACGGCCTATGGCATAGAGCTGCTGTTCAACGACTATCACCAGGTGCTAAAACCAGACTCGCAGATATCACGTCAGGGGCCAGAGGCGATACTCGCTCATTACAAATACCTCTCACAAGAGAAGTATGGCTTCGAAGTGCCTGCAACCGATTCTTTGATAGCCTTAGCCAAGGCAGAGTCTGACAAGGGTACTAAAAAGGGAACTGATAAAGCCTTAGATATCTATCTGCTCGCAGTTAAATCATATCCGAATTCACATACTGCCCAAGACGCATTAGCGCTGGCGTATGCAGAGGAGGAAGAGTTTGACCTAGCCATACAGCATGAACAATTAGCCTTGGATAATACAGATCATCCATTTTGGACTAACAAGTATTCACAGAGTTTGGCGGCTTTTAAGGCTAATAAGCTGCTTTAA
- a CDS encoding TonB-dependent receptor family protein — protein MFMPNQGLKLTALSVAITASIACPFAFADQDAPAMEVMQVKGSVLGNSEIADLKTYAGNRSIITHDKMERTAVRSIDTALQQIPGIKIKDETGTGVLPNVSVRGLDSSRSGYAQFLMDGIPMTLAPYGHTGQSLFPATLFMIDRIDVARGGASVQYGPNNVGGVINLISKPISTDWETTLNEKMTFFGSGKNLYDTNLSTGGAVNDDFSMRFDANFTKGESFRDHSDTDVKNIMLKTVWNIDSNNSIDANFQYYDAFSELPGALNTQAYEDDRTQSLRPNDEFNADTKRITVKYSHTLDDSSLYDYGELELLTFGNKSSRNFQWDFYNKNKDTDGDLGSHWGDTTQTATDLRNSPREFTVFGIEPKANIYIDGDITQHIIAGIRYVNEDISYQLNETDNTTLVTTSPRDWHMDTNAMAYYISNELGFFDDKLTLTPGIRLEDVRMEFTNLGQGYSQDNHVTEWLPGITLGYEFSDSWFAYTNAQRSLRTPQISQLWPEGQTLESELAWNYEAGVRFTPTDTSSLTLAAYRIDFENKAEYDKDISLFVNIGETRNQGIELEGTYSPESLPDLSLTGAYNYLDTEQLEGEFAGNQLPYVSKHQLSASVLYSFDQVDLGLMAYYYSKSFADLANSVEENDAGTAGEIPDYTVVNFNISTEIFKQNDQGLKVGLSVNNLFDNEYYFRGLDVSPAGRVAAPGRSFSLDLTYNF, from the coding sequence ATGTTCATGCCAAATCAGGGATTAAAATTAACCGCGCTTTCCGTGGCCATAACCGCCAGTATTGCCTGTCCTTTCGCCTTTGCCGATCAGGATGCACCCGCTATGGAAGTGATGCAGGTCAAGGGCAGTGTGCTGGGAAATTCGGAAATCGCCGATCTAAAAACCTATGCAGGTAACCGCAGTATCATTACCCATGACAAGATGGAACGTACCGCAGTGCGCTCCATAGATACCGCATTGCAGCAGATCCCGGGGATTAAAATTAAGGATGAAACAGGCACAGGCGTGTTACCTAATGTCTCGGTTCGTGGTTTAGATAGCAGTCGCAGTGGTTATGCTCAGTTCTTAATGGACGGCATTCCAATGACTCTAGCGCCTTATGGTCACACGGGGCAGTCGTTGTTTCCGGCAACCTTGTTTATGATCGATCGTATCGATGTGGCTCGCGGTGGTGCTTCGGTGCAATACGGCCCCAACAACGTAGGTGGGGTGATCAATCTGATATCAAAACCTATCTCCACCGATTGGGAGACCACGCTCAATGAGAAAATGACCTTTTTCGGTAGTGGTAAGAATCTTTACGACACTAACCTGAGTACTGGTGGTGCGGTTAATGATGATTTCTCCATGCGTTTTGACGCTAACTTCACTAAGGGTGAGTCATTCAGAGATCACTCTGACACAGATGTGAAGAACATCATGTTGAAAACCGTGTGGAACATAGACAGCAACAATAGTATCGATGCTAACTTCCAGTATTATGATGCGTTTTCTGAACTGCCTGGAGCCCTCAATACTCAGGCTTATGAAGATGACAGGACTCAATCTCTTAGGCCCAACGATGAATTTAATGCGGATACCAAACGTATCACGGTTAAGTACAGTCATACACTCGATGACTCGTCCCTATACGATTATGGCGAACTTGAATTGCTTACCTTCGGTAACAAGAGCTCACGTAATTTTCAGTGGGATTTCTATAACAAGAATAAAGACACTGATGGCGATTTAGGTAGTCATTGGGGTGACACCACTCAAACTGCTACAGATCTACGTAACTCCCCACGGGAATTCACCGTTTTTGGCATAGAGCCCAAGGCCAACATTTACATCGATGGTGACATCACTCAACACATAATCGCCGGTATTCGCTATGTTAACGAAGACATCAGTTATCAGCTCAATGAGACGGATAATACGACCTTAGTCACTACCAGTCCGAGAGACTGGCACATGGATACCAATGCCATGGCTTATTACATCAGTAATGAACTTGGGTTCTTCGATGACAAACTCACCTTAACGCCGGGCATTCGCTTAGAAGATGTGCGTATGGAGTTCACTAATCTGGGACAGGGCTACAGCCAAGATAACCATGTCACCGAATGGCTACCAGGTATCACCTTAGGCTATGAGTTTTCCGATTCATGGTTCGCCTATACCAACGCCCAGCGTTCACTGCGTACGCCACAGATATCACAACTATGGCCAGAAGGTCAGACGTTAGAGTCGGAGCTGGCATGGAACTATGAAGCCGGAGTGCGTTTCACTCCAACCGATACCAGCAGCCTGACCTTGGCCGCCTATCGCATCGATTTCGAGAATAAGGCCGAGTACGACAAGGATATCAGCTTGTTCGTAAACATAGGCGAGACCCGTAACCAAGGTATAGAGCTGGAAGGTACTTATTCGCCGGAGTCATTGCCGGATCTTAGTCTAACTGGTGCCTATAACTACCTGGATACGGAACAACTCGAGGGTGAGTTTGCCGGTAATCAGCTGCCTTATGTGTCTAAGCACCAGCTATCGGCCAGTGTGTTATACAGCTTTGACCAGGTTGATTTAGGCTTAATGGCCTATTACTACAGCAAGTCATTTGCAGATTTAGCTAACAGTGTCGAAGAGAATGATGCGGGTACAGCTGGGGAAATACCTGACTATACCGTGGTGAACTTCAACATAAGTACTGAGATATTCAAGCAGAATGATCAGGGATTAAAAGTAGGCTTATCGGTCAACAACCTGTTCGACAATGAATATTACTTCAGAGGATTAGACGTCTCTCCAGCAGGACGAGTAGCGGCTCCAGGACGCTCATTCAGCCTAGACTTAACCTATAATTTTTAA
- a CDS encoding acyl-CoA thioesterase: MPETFFSLDIQPRFNETDGLGHINNTVLPVWFEAAREPVFEIFNPSLDLSQWNLIVAGFTIAYTSPTNYGSRVSVKTWISRVGNSSFEVAQQSWQGGKMTAEAKTTLVHYDYGIEKSQPISAEVKSKLETLTGE; the protein is encoded by the coding sequence GTGCCAGAGACCTTTTTCAGCTTAGATATTCAACCAAGATTCAACGAGACCGATGGTCTGGGCCATATCAATAACACAGTACTTCCTGTGTGGTTTGAGGCTGCACGTGAGCCGGTATTCGAGATCTTCAATCCAAGCCTGGACCTAAGTCAGTGGAACCTGATAGTGGCAGGTTTTACTATCGCTTATACTTCGCCGACGAATTATGGTTCTAGGGTATCGGTAAAAACTTGGATCAGCCGGGTGGGAAATTCTAGCTTCGAGGTGGCTCAGCAGAGCTGGCAGGGCGGTAAGATGACAGCAGAAGCTAAGACGACTCTGGTGCATTACGATTACGGCATAGAAAAGAGTCAGCCTATTTCAGCCGAGGTTAAATCTAAACTTGAAACGCTGACTGGAGAATAG
- the mtnC gene encoding acireductone synthase: protein MGIRAIIVDTAGTTTDLSFIKDTLFPYSAKALPDFLKENQHNVLVENCICDVRDIALEPDASLERVVEILQQWVAEDRKATPLKTLQGLIWKQGYAKGEFTGHIFPDFIQAIDGIKQQNMRIYSFSSGSAEAQKLLFAHSDGGDLTPKFDGHFDTRTGNKLFKQAYCNIINTISLAPKQVLYISDVVEELKAAEEAGMRTIQMVRSDDQRTGSHKQITSFAELKF from the coding sequence ATGGGTATCAGAGCCATAATTGTAGATACAGCAGGTACAACAACCGATCTTAGCTTTATTAAGGACACGCTTTTTCCTTATTCAGCCAAGGCACTCCCAGATTTTCTAAAAGAAAATCAACACAATGTTTTAGTAGAAAACTGCATCTGTGATGTGAGAGATATCGCTCTAGAGCCTGATGCTTCACTTGAGCGAGTTGTCGAAATCCTACAGCAGTGGGTAGCCGAAGACAGAAAAGCCACGCCGCTTAAGACACTACAAGGCTTAATCTGGAAGCAAGGTTATGCCAAGGGAGAATTCACCGGTCATATCTTCCCTGATTTTATTCAGGCTATCGATGGCATTAAGCAGCAAAATATGCGTATTTACAGCTTCTCATCTGGCTCAGCTGAAGCCCAGAAGCTGCTGTTTGCTCACAGTGATGGCGGTGACCTAACTCCTAAGTTTGATGGTCACTTCGATACCCGTACTGGAAACAAGCTGTTCAAACAGGCTTACTGCAACATAATCAACACCATCAGCTTAGCGCCTAAGCAGGTTCTGTATATCTCTGATGTAGTAGAAGAACTTAAAGCGGCAGAAGAAGCAGGTATGCGCACTATTCAGATGGTTCGCTCTGATGATCAGCGTACAGGCAGCCACAAGCAGATCACTAGCTTCGCTGAGCTCAAATTCTAA
- a CDS encoding nuclear transport factor 2 family protein: MKKFMHTKLFCLSLLGFSAFSQAIPVEIKFNDLSHPEANRFLKQTFEIFLNNPSELDRLLSDDFVQVFAGGTNNRDKFLAHSTVLTESLLGAKINFEDVNVDNDGVISEIHTIALTKKDGSEAVLRFLAFYYFKDGKLTKVDELNTLVKGSSEDSDLGSRTE; encoded by the coding sequence ATGAAAAAGTTTATGCATACAAAATTATTCTGCTTATCATTACTCGGATTTAGCGCTTTTAGTCAGGCCATACCTGTCGAAATAAAATTCAATGATTTGAGTCACCCAGAAGCAAATCGATTTCTAAAACAAACATTTGAGATTTTTTTAAATAACCCCAGTGAATTAGATAGACTGCTCTCTGATGACTTTGTGCAAGTTTTTGCAGGCGGGACAAATAACAGAGATAAGTTTTTAGCACACTCAACAGTTCTTACTGAGTCGCTATTAGGTGCAAAGATAAATTTTGAAGACGTAAATGTTGATAACGATGGTGTTATTTCAGAAATTCACACCATTGCTTTAACTAAGAAAGATGGCTCTGAAGCGGTATTAAGATTCTTGGCCTTTTACTATTTTAAGGATGGAAAATTAACTAAGGTTGATGAATTGAATACTCTGGTGAAAGGAAGCAGTGAAGATAGTGACTTAGGCTCTAGGACGGAATAG
- a CDS encoding AraC family transcriptional regulator, which produces MLFSHTLQIVGAQEKAPFHCHNSAQLVYVHIGCQVIYTRTNSILALAGQLIWLPPNVEHKAEGLKHSTLSLMYSTDADMMNLGDSICSLELTPLIIQIMSMKKNGLLPHDSQAQLHYDWVLKDQIARTSPSASMMASKGELDRRLLPVINALTKVPNIKIQLDEYAETCGASTRTLNRLFKQHFQCSFRDVRSRVVMEKAKQLQRDGQKATQIAFELGYASLSAYSAAFHAYRRTTDETLA; this is translated from the coding sequence ATGTTATTTTCTCATACATTACAAATTGTTGGGGCACAAGAAAAGGCACCGTTTCATTGCCATAATTCTGCCCAATTAGTTTATGTGCATATCGGCTGCCAAGTGATTTATACACGAACAAACAGTATCTTGGCTCTTGCGGGCCAATTAATTTGGTTGCCCCCAAATGTAGAGCATAAAGCGGAAGGCTTGAAACACTCGACCCTGTCTCTTATGTATTCTACAGACGCTGACATGATGAATTTGGGTGACAGTATTTGCAGCCTTGAACTGACACCACTGATTATCCAAATCATGTCGATGAAGAAAAATGGATTATTGCCGCACGACTCTCAGGCCCAGTTGCATTACGACTGGGTCCTTAAAGATCAAATTGCACGAACTTCTCCATCCGCCAGCATGATGGCCTCAAAAGGCGAGCTTGACCGGCGTTTACTCCCAGTGATTAATGCCTTAACTAAGGTTCCGAATATTAAGATCCAGCTTGATGAATATGCTGAAACCTGTGGAGCATCAACGCGTACCTTAAATCGATTATTCAAACAGCACTTTCAATGTTCATTCCGTGACGTTAGAAGTCGCGTAGTGATGGAAAAAGCCAAACAATTACAACGAGACGGGCAAAAGGCGACTCAGATAGCTTTTGAGTTGGGCTATGCCAGCCTCTCAGCATATTCCGCAGCATTTCATGCCTACCGTAGAACTACTGATGAGACTTTGGCGTAA